In Geopsychrobacter electrodiphilus DSM 16401, a single window of DNA contains:
- a CDS encoding galactose-1-phosphate uridylyltransferase, with product MSELRWDPLKANWAIITEGRGRRPQEFLAPREKLAVAACPFCYGKEQKTPPEIYAHRPNGSGANQPGWQVRVIPNKFPALQVEGELESEAHGLYDRMNGIGAHEIIIEQPDHERDTADLNGAEIAEIFRAFRARMIDLRNDERLRYLFAFKNNGVEAAVNVPHSHSQLIAVPLVPPMISTELSICRDYYEHKERCLICDLLRQERQEKSRVVRDDGNILVYAPYASSFPFELRIAPLQHSHDFTAQTDQQLLALGDAMSDTLKRIRAALRDPPYSFILHTSPPMHMRKGRPGYWSSLPFDYHWYIELVPKLTKMAGFEWGTGFHMNPTPPEEAAEFLRNADPELMR from the coding sequence GTGTCTGAATTGCGCTGGGATCCATTAAAGGCAAACTGGGCGATTATTACCGAAGGTCGAGGACGCAGACCCCAGGAGTTTCTTGCCCCGCGTGAAAAGCTGGCGGTCGCAGCCTGCCCCTTCTGCTATGGAAAGGAGCAAAAAACTCCGCCTGAAATCTACGCTCATCGTCCCAACGGCAGCGGTGCAAATCAACCCGGCTGGCAGGTACGGGTGATCCCCAACAAGTTCCCCGCCTTGCAGGTTGAGGGGGAGTTGGAGAGTGAAGCGCACGGCCTTTATGACCGGATGAACGGCATCGGAGCCCATGAGATCATTATTGAACAGCCTGATCACGAACGCGACACGGCCGATCTCAACGGCGCTGAGATCGCGGAGATCTTCAGGGCGTTCCGCGCCCGCATGATCGATCTGCGTAATGATGAACGCCTCCGCTATCTTTTCGCCTTTAAAAATAATGGAGTTGAGGCGGCCGTCAATGTCCCGCATTCCCATTCGCAACTGATCGCAGTCCCTCTGGTCCCACCCATGATATCCACCGAACTGTCGATCTGTCGCGACTATTACGAACACAAAGAACGCTGCCTGATCTGTGATCTGTTACGTCAGGAACGTCAGGAGAAGAGCCGGGTGGTGCGCGATGACGGCAACATTCTCGTTTATGCGCCCTACGCTTCAAGCTTCCCCTTCGAACTGCGGATCGCGCCCTTGCAGCACAGCCACGACTTCACCGCCCAGACCGATCAACAACTGCTGGCATTGGGTGATGCCATGAGCGACACCCTCAAGCGAATCCGCGCTGCGTTGCGCGATCCGCCCTACAGTTTTATTCTGCATACCTCCCCTCCGATGCACATGCGCAAGGGGCGCCCCGGCTACTGGAGTTCCCTCCCCTTTGACTATCACTGGTACATTGAACTGGTTCCGAAGCTTACTAAAATGGCGGGGTTCGAATGGGGGACCGGCTTTCATATGAATCCCACACCGCCGGAGGAGGCTGCCGAATTTTTACGCAACGCCGACCCGGAATTGATGCGTTGA
- a CDS encoding glycoside hydrolase family 57 protein — translation MSTKRLKIAILWHMHQPDYRDPTNGRTLLPWTWLHAVKDYGEMLETVAECQAPVTINLVPTLLEQLDRYRRGVDADSWLELARKDAAELALPERIFLLEQFFSVNDQRHLLPHPRYRQLRQKRGRDPVASAPDFSAQELRDLQVWFLLSWTGYHLRKREPLIGQLLRRGDMFTEAEKADVFNICNAEVTRIIDRHAELEAAGLIEISLTPYAHPILPLLCELRRASEPSPGISLPLADFHYPEDARLQIREGVRTGNQLLGERTRGIWPAEGAVSEDAIRLLAEEKVLWAASDEGILARSLPNGLTDRRALYQVYSYAGLPLVFRDREISDKIGFLYADWPAKEAVADIIRQLKAIKNTVPEGLVPIILDGENCWERYVDNGYPFLQQLYRALLDDPAFDLCTIGQAVADSQPQPLEKLAAGSWIRSDFTTWIGHPEENRGWELLATARHACLTDQVARALKTPELPINEQLRELLRAEGSDWFWWFGDEHQTTQANIFDRLFRSHLEGLYHLSGLPTPPNLQHPIKPPRAQIRSCEPAERFTPRIDGQVGDYFEWLAAGEIDLAAAGAMHAIQQGPSRLFYGYDETSLYLRVDEVKLLKQLCTEWGYFEIHLHGRRNLCLRWQPQKNLLELFSQEEKLGEGRAVAGNILELEIPLKLLVLTPNDELRLFCCCVQQGRSAGRWPGEGDAPLIYRGALLDEENWII, via the coding sequence ATGAGCACAAAACGGCTGAAAATAGCCATCCTGTGGCACATGCATCAGCCCGACTATCGTGATCCGACCAATGGTCGCACTCTGCTCCCCTGGACCTGGCTGCACGCGGTCAAGGATTACGGTGAGATGCTTGAAACCGTTGCCGAATGCCAGGCGCCGGTCACCATAAATCTGGTGCCGACCCTGCTGGAACAACTCGACCGTTATCGGCGTGGAGTTGATGCCGACAGCTGGCTGGAGCTGGCGCGTAAAGATGCCGCCGAGCTCGCCCTGCCGGAACGCATTTTTTTGCTGGAACAGTTCTTTTCGGTCAATGACCAGCGGCACCTGCTCCCCCATCCGCGGTATCGCCAGCTGCGGCAGAAGCGCGGACGCGACCCTGTTGCCAGCGCTCCTGATTTCAGCGCTCAGGAATTACGCGATCTGCAGGTCTGGTTTCTGCTGAGCTGGACCGGCTATCATCTGCGCAAACGCGAACCTTTGATTGGCCAATTGTTACGCCGCGGCGACATGTTTACAGAGGCCGAGAAAGCCGACGTTTTCAATATCTGCAACGCTGAAGTCACGCGGATCATCGATCGCCATGCCGAACTTGAAGCCGCTGGCTTGATCGAGATTTCCCTGACGCCCTACGCCCATCCGATTCTCCCCCTGCTCTGCGAACTGCGACGCGCCAGCGAACCAAGCCCTGGCATCTCCCTGCCCCTGGCCGATTTTCATTATCCTGAAGACGCACGCCTGCAGATTCGTGAGGGGGTGCGAACCGGCAACCAGCTGCTCGGTGAACGTACACGCGGGATCTGGCCGGCCGAGGGTGCGGTCAGCGAGGATGCAATCCGGCTGCTGGCCGAAGAAAAGGTGCTCTGGGCAGCGAGCGATGAGGGGATTCTGGCCCGGAGTCTGCCGAACGGCTTAACTGATCGCCGTGCCCTCTACCAGGTTTACAGCTATGCAGGGCTTCCGCTGGTCTTTCGCGATCGCGAGATCTCCGACAAGATCGGCTTTCTTTATGCCGACTGGCCGGCCAAAGAGGCGGTGGCCGATATCATCCGCCAACTGAAGGCGATTAAAAATACTGTTCCTGAGGGCCTGGTACCCATTATTCTGGATGGCGAAAACTGCTGGGAGCGTTATGTGGATAACGGCTACCCCTTTTTGCAGCAGCTCTACCGCGCCCTGCTCGATGATCCGGCGTTTGACCTCTGCACCATTGGCCAGGCGGTGGCCGACAGTCAGCCGCAACCACTCGAAAAATTGGCCGCCGGCTCCTGGATCCGCAGCGACTTCACCACCTGGATCGGTCACCCGGAAGAGAATCGAGGCTGGGAGCTGCTGGCGACCGCGCGCCATGCCTGCCTGACGGATCAGGTGGCCCGCGCCCTCAAAACACCAGAGCTGCCCATCAACGAGCAGTTGCGCGAACTCTTGCGGGCTGAAGGAAGCGACTGGTTCTGGTGGTTTGGCGACGAACATCAGACCACTCAAGCCAACATCTTCGATCGCCTGTTCCGCAGTCACCTTGAGGGCCTCTATCATCTCAGCGGTCTGCCGACTCCGCCCAACCTGCAGCACCCGATCAAACCGCCACGCGCACAAATCCGCAGCTGTGAACCGGCGGAGCGGTTCACTCCACGGATCGATGGACAGGTGGGGGACTATTTTGAATGGCTGGCCGCAGGCGAAATCGATCTGGCCGCCGCCGGGGCTATGCATGCAATTCAACAGGGGCCGAGCCGCCTGTTTTATGGCTATGATGAAACCTCTCTCTACCTGCGGGTTGACGAGGTTAAACTTCTTAAGCAACTCTGCACCGAGTGGGGATATTTTGAAATTCATCTGCATGGCCGCCGTAACCTGTGCCTGCGCTGGCAGCCTCAGAAAAACCTGCTGGAACTCTTCAGCCAGGAGGAAAAACTGGGTGAGGGTCGAGCTGTCGCAGGAAATATTCTGGAGCTGGAAATCCCTCTGAAGCTGTTGGTGCTAACCCCTAATGATGAACTGCGGCTCTTTTGCTGTTGCGTCCAGCAGGGGCGATCGGCCGGACGCTGGCCGGGGGAAGGGGACGCCCCGCTGATCTACCGCGGCGCCCTGCTCGACGAAGAGAACTGGATCATTTGA